A window of the Serratia sarumanii genome harbors these coding sequences:
- the hemY gene encoding protoheme IX biogenesis protein HemY: MLRVLFLFLVVIASVVLGPMLAGHQGYVLIQTDNYNIETSVTGLAIMLVLLFVVLLVIEWILRRLFRTGARTRGWFIGRKRTRARQQTKAALIKLAEGDYKQVEKLMTRNADHAEQPVVNYLLAAEAAQQRGDDFRTNQYLERAAEAADTDQLPVDITRVRIQLAQGENHAARHGVDRLLNQAPRHPEVLRLAEQAYLRTGAYASLLEVLPSMRKIELHSEEQLQALQQQAYIGLMNQAMADEGSEGLKRWWKDQSRKTRHEVPLQIAMVEHLIECNDHELAQEIVLDSLKRQYDERLVLLLPRLKSGNPEQLEKALRQQMKQHGATPLLNSTLGQLLMKHGEWQQAADVFREALKQRPDAYDYAWLADTLEKLHRSDEAAQMRREGLMLTLKQNGGE; the protein is encoded by the coding sequence ATGTTACGCGTGCTATTTCTGTTCCTGGTGGTGATCGCCAGCGTGGTGCTCGGGCCGATGTTGGCCGGGCATCAAGGCTATGTGCTGATCCAGACCGACAACTACAATATCGAAACCAGCGTCACCGGCCTAGCGATCATGCTGGTGCTGCTGTTCGTGGTGCTGCTGGTGATCGAGTGGATCCTGCGCCGTCTCTTCCGCACCGGCGCCCGCACGCGCGGTTGGTTTATCGGCCGCAAGCGCACTCGCGCGCGCCAGCAAACCAAAGCCGCGCTGATCAAGCTGGCGGAAGGCGACTACAAGCAGGTCGAGAAGCTGATGACGCGCAACGCCGATCATGCCGAACAGCCGGTGGTGAACTACCTGCTGGCCGCCGAGGCCGCACAGCAACGCGGCGATGACTTCCGCACCAACCAATATCTGGAGCGCGCTGCCGAAGCGGCCGACACCGATCAGCTGCCGGTGGATATCACCCGGGTTCGCATCCAGCTGGCACAGGGCGAGAACCACGCCGCGCGCCACGGCGTCGATCGCCTGCTGAACCAGGCGCCGCGTCATCCGGAAGTATTGCGCCTGGCGGAACAAGCCTATCTGCGCACCGGCGCCTATGCATCGCTGCTGGAAGTGCTGCCGTCGATGCGTAAAATCGAACTCCACAGCGAAGAGCAACTGCAGGCATTGCAGCAGCAGGCTTATATCGGGCTGATGAATCAGGCGATGGCGGACGAAGGCAGCGAAGGCCTGAAGCGCTGGTGGAAAGATCAGAGCCGCAAGACGCGTCACGAAGTGCCGCTGCAAATCGCGATGGTGGAACACCTGATCGAATGCAACGACCACGAACTGGCGCAGGAGATCGTGCTCGACAGCCTGAAGCGCCAATACGACGAGCGCCTGGTGCTGCTGCTGCCGCGGCTGAAGTCCGGCAACCCCGAGCAGTTGGAGAAAGCGCTGCGCCAGCAGATGAAGCAGCACGGCGCGACGCCGCTGCTGAACAGCACGCTGGGGCAGCTGCTGATGAAACACGGCGAGTGGCAGCAGGCGGCCGACGTCTTCCGCGAAGCGCTGAAACAGCGCCCGGATGCCTACGACTACGCCTGGTTGGCCGATACGCTGGAAAAACTGCATCGTTCGGATGAAGCGGCGCAGATGCGGCGCGAAGGACTGATGTTGACGCTGAAACAGAACGGCGGCGAATAG
- the hemX gene encoding uroporphyrinogen-III C-methyltransferase, whose protein sequence is MTEQNTPSAPVEEPTTAVESSQQPAAASRKGKNTGPVLGAIAIVLVIALGAGGYYHTHQQAQQLIAANQALQQQLEGVKQSQQQERNALEGLLQQQGKTLDAADREQANLARQLSELQEKVATISGSDAKTWLLAQADFLVKMAGRKLWSDQDVTSAAALLKSADASLADMNDPSLLDVRRAITEDIGTLATLTQVDYDGIILKVNQLSNQVDNLRLADNDTDEAPMDQNSSELSGSIAEWRQNLAKSWRNFMADFITIRRRDASAEPLLAPNQDIYLRENIRSRLLVAAQAIPRHQNETYKQSLETVSTWVRAYFDTTDPATKAFLEELDSLSQQSISMDVPDQLKSQPLLEKVMQTRVRNLMTQSPAAHQEG, encoded by the coding sequence ATGACGGAACAAAATACCCCATCCGCCCCGGTTGAAGAGCCAACCACCGCGGTTGAGAGCTCCCAGCAGCCAGCCGCTGCCAGCCGCAAAGGCAAGAACACCGGCCCGGTGCTCGGCGCGATCGCTATCGTGCTGGTCATCGCCCTCGGCGCGGGCGGCTATTACCACACGCACCAGCAGGCGCAACAGCTGATCGCCGCCAATCAGGCGCTGCAGCAGCAGCTTGAAGGCGTGAAGCAGAGCCAGCAGCAGGAAAGAAATGCGCTGGAAGGCCTGTTGCAGCAGCAGGGTAAAACCCTGGACGCCGCCGATCGCGAGCAGGCTAACCTCGCGCGCCAACTGAGCGAGCTGCAGGAAAAAGTGGCGACCATCTCCGGCAGCGACGCCAAAACCTGGCTGCTGGCGCAGGCCGATTTCCTGGTGAAAATGGCCGGCCGCAAGCTGTGGAGCGATCAGGACGTGACCAGCGCCGCCGCGCTGCTGAAAAGCGCCGACGCCAGCCTGGCGGACATGAACGATCCTAGCCTGCTCGACGTGCGCCGCGCCATTACCGAAGACATCGGCACGCTTGCTACGCTGACCCAGGTCGATTACGACGGCATCATCCTCAAGGTCAATCAGCTGTCCAATCAGGTGGATAACCTGCGCTTGGCGGACAACGACACCGACGAAGCGCCGATGGATCAAAACAGCAGCGAGCTCTCCGGTTCGATCGCCGAGTGGCGGCAGAACCTGGCCAAGAGCTGGCGCAATTTCATGGCCGACTTCATTACCATCCGCCGCCGCGACGCCAGCGCCGAACCGCTGCTGGCGCCGAACCAGGACATCTACCTGCGCGAAAACATCCGTTCGCGCCTGCTGGTGGCCGCGCAGGCCATCCCGCGCCACCAGAACGAGACCTACAAGCAATCGCTGGAAACCGTCTCCACCTGGGTGCGCGCCTATTTCGACACCACCGATCCGGCGACCAAGGCCTTCCTGGAAGAGCTGGACAGCCTGAGCCAACAGTCGATCTCGATGGACGTGCCGGATCAGCTGAAAAGCCAGCCGCTGCTGGAAAAAGTGATGCAGACCCGGGTGCGCAACCTGATGACCCAGTCCCCTGCCGCTCACCAGGAGGGTTAA
- the hemD gene encoding uroporphyrinogen-III synthase, with the protein MTILVTRPSPSGEQLVSRLRALGRVAYHAPLIDFAPGGDLPQLPQALQQLNAGDLVFVLSQHSVNYADSVIGRAGLSWPAHLTYYAIGRTTGLALHRISSLPVEYPREREISETLLLLPALQKLAGKRALILRGNGGRELLGTTLSERGADVSYYECYQRSPVHYDGSEQSAHWQRAGVDTLVVTSGEMLQQLYTLVPDYYRSSWLLRCRLVVVSERLATLARDLGWRTIRVADNADNDALIRALQ; encoded by the coding sequence ATGACGATCCTGGTAACCCGCCCATCGCCTTCGGGAGAGCAGTTAGTGAGCCGGCTGCGCGCACTCGGCCGGGTTGCCTATCATGCACCGCTGATCGACTTCGCCCCCGGTGGCGATCTGCCGCAGCTGCCGCAGGCGTTGCAGCAGTTGAACGCCGGCGATCTGGTGTTCGTGCTGTCGCAGCATTCGGTGAACTATGCCGATTCGGTCATCGGCCGCGCCGGGCTGAGCTGGCCCGCGCACCTGACTTATTACGCCATCGGCCGCACCACCGGGCTGGCGCTGCACCGCATCAGCAGTTTGCCGGTGGAATACCCGCGCGAACGCGAGATCAGCGAAACGCTGCTGCTGCTGCCGGCGCTGCAAAAGCTGGCGGGCAAACGCGCGCTGATTTTGCGCGGCAACGGCGGCCGCGAGTTGCTGGGCACGACGCTGAGCGAGCGCGGCGCCGACGTCAGCTATTATGAATGCTATCAACGCAGCCCGGTGCACTACGACGGCAGCGAGCAGAGCGCCCACTGGCAGCGCGCCGGTGTGGATACGCTGGTGGTGACCAGCGGTGAAATGTTACAACAGCTCTATACTTTAGTTCCTGATTACTATCGTTCTTCATGGCTGCTGCGTTGCCGCCTGGTAGTAGTGAGCGAACGCCTGGCTACCCTCGCCCGGGATTTGGGCTGGCGTACGATTCGGGTAGCTGACAACGCCGATAATGACGCGCTGATCCGCGCGCTACAATAA
- the hemC gene encoding hydroxymethylbilane synthase, which translates to MLDKIIRIATRQSPLALWQAHYVQQRLMASHPGLQVALVPMVTRGDVILDTPLAKVGGKGLFVKELELALLEGRADIAVHSMKDVPVDFPAGLGLTTICEREDPRDAFVSNRFASLDQLPQGSVVGTSSLRRQCQLRERRPDLIVRDLRGNVGTRLAKLDNGDYDAIILAVAGLKRLGLEQRIRSPLSAEECLPAVGQGAVGIECRLDDSVTRALLAPLNHAATETRVRAERAMNTRLEGGCQVPIGSYAELDGDSLWLRALVGAPDGSQMVRGERRGPAAEAERMGVELAEELLARGAREILREVYQGNPPA; encoded by the coding sequence ATGTTAGACAAAATTATTCGAATTGCCACCCGACAAAGCCCGCTTGCACTCTGGCAAGCACATTATGTGCAGCAACGTCTGATGGCCAGCCATCCCGGCCTGCAGGTCGCGTTGGTGCCGATGGTCACGCGCGGCGACGTTATTCTGGATACGCCGCTGGCGAAAGTCGGCGGTAAAGGCCTGTTTGTTAAAGAACTCGAGCTGGCGCTGCTGGAAGGCCGCGCCGACATCGCCGTGCACTCGATGAAAGACGTGCCGGTCGATTTCCCCGCCGGCCTCGGTTTGACCACCATTTGCGAACGCGAAGATCCGCGCGACGCTTTTGTTTCCAACCGTTTCGCCTCGCTCGATCAACTGCCGCAGGGCAGCGTGGTCGGCACTTCCAGCCTGCGCCGCCAGTGCCAGCTGCGTGAACGCCGCCCGGATCTGATCGTGCGCGACCTGCGCGGCAACGTCGGCACTCGCCTGGCCAAGTTGGACAACGGCGACTATGACGCAATTATTCTGGCGGTGGCCGGCCTGAAACGCCTGGGGCTGGAGCAACGCATCCGCAGCCCGCTGAGCGCCGAAGAGTGCCTGCCGGCGGTCGGCCAGGGTGCGGTCGGCATTGAATGCCGTCTCGACGACAGCGTCACCCGCGCGCTGCTGGCGCCGCTGAACCATGCGGCCACCGAAACACGCGTGCGCGCCGAACGGGCGATGAACACCCGTCTGGAAGGCGGCTGCCAGGTGCCGATCGGCAGCTATGCCGAACTGGATGGCGACAGCCTGTGGCTGCGTGCCCTGGTCGGCGCGCCGGACGGTAGCCAGATGGTGCGCGGCGAGCGCCGCGGCCCGGCCGCCGAGGCCGAACGGATGGGCGTTGAGCTGGCGGAAGAGCTGCTGGCGCGCGGCGCGCGCGAGATCCTGCGCGAAGTTTATCAGGGAAATCCGCCGGCATGA
- a CDS encoding class I adenylate cyclase: MYLYIETLKQRLDAINQLRVDRALAAMKPAFQRVYSLLPTLLHHHHPLMPGYLNGNVPHGICLYTPDETQQDYLNDLEDKWGSPFDKPASGELPITGVYSMGSTSSIGQSCSSDLDIWVCHQSWLDNEERTRLQQKCSLLEKWAASMGVEVSFFLIDENRFRHNESGSLGGEDCGSTQHILLLDEFYRTAVRLAGKRILWNMVPGEEEAHYDEYVLSLYAQGALTPNEWLDLGGLSSLSAEEYFGASLWQLYKSIDSPYKAVLKTLLLEAYSWEYPNTQLLATDIKHRLHQGEIVSFGLDAYCMMLERVTRYLTDINDTTRLDLARRCFYLKVCEKLSLAKACVGWRREILSQLVSEWGWSEERLAMLDNRANWKIERVREAHNELLDAMMQSYRNLIRFARRNNLSVSASPQDIGVLTRKLYAAFEALPGKVTLVNPQISPDLSENDLTFIHVPVGRANRTGWYLYNQAPAMDSIVSHQPLEYNRYLNKLVAWAYFNGLLTPQTRLHIKSGNLCDTAKLQELVADVSHHFPLRLPAPTPKALYSPCEIRHLAIIVNLENDPTAAFRNQVVHFDFRKLDVFSFGQQQQCLVGSIDLLYRNSWNEVRTLHFSGEQSVLEALKTILGKMHQDAAPPESVEVFCYSQHLRGLIRTRIQQLVSECIELRLSSTRLEPGRFKAVRVAGQTWGLFFERLSVSVQKLENAVEFYGAISNNKLHGLSIKVETDQVHLPPVVDGFASEGIIQFFFEDTSDDKGFNIYILDESNRVEVYHHCEGSKEELVRDVSRFYSSSHDRFTYGSSFINFNLPQFYQIVQLDGRTQVIPFRSNVLSSLCVTVADGAAQPLKQQFQLH; the protein is encoded by the coding sequence TTGTACCTCTACATCGAGACATTGAAGCAGAGACTGGATGCGATCAATCAGCTACGCGTCGATCGCGCCCTGGCGGCTATGAAGCCCGCGTTTCAACGGGTATACAGTCTGCTGCCCACCTTACTGCACCACCACCACCCGCTGATGCCGGGTTACCTGAACGGTAACGTTCCCCACGGCATTTGCCTCTACACGCCTGATGAAACTCAACAAGATTACCTGAACGATTTAGAAGACAAATGGGGCAGCCCGTTTGACAAACCGGCCAGCGGCGAGCTGCCGATCACCGGCGTCTATTCGATGGGCAGCACCTCGTCTATCGGCCAAAGCTGCAGCTCGGATCTCGACATCTGGGTCTGCCACCAGTCCTGGCTGGACAACGAAGAACGCACCCGCCTGCAGCAAAAATGCAGCCTGCTTGAGAAGTGGGCCGCCTCGATGGGGGTGGAAGTCAGCTTCTTCCTGATCGACGAAAACCGCTTCCGCCATAATGAAAGCGGCAGCCTGGGCGGCGAAGACTGCGGCTCGACGCAGCATATCCTGTTGCTCGACGAATTCTACCGCACCGCGGTGCGCCTGGCCGGCAAGCGCATCCTGTGGAACATGGTGCCGGGCGAAGAAGAAGCGCACTACGATGAATACGTGCTGTCGCTGTACGCGCAGGGCGCGCTGACGCCGAACGAGTGGCTGGATCTCGGCGGCCTGAGTTCGCTGTCGGCGGAAGAGTACTTCGGCGCCAGCCTGTGGCAGCTGTACAAGAGCATCGATTCGCCTTACAAGGCGGTGCTGAAGACCCTGCTGCTGGAAGCCTATTCCTGGGAATATCCCAATACCCAACTGCTGGCGACGGACATCAAACATCGCCTGCATCAGGGCGAGATCGTCAGCTTCGGGCTCGACGCCTACTGCATGATGCTCGAGCGCGTCACCCGCTACCTGACCGACATCAACGACACCACCCGCCTCGATCTGGCCCGCCGCTGTTTCTACCTGAAAGTGTGTGAAAAGCTGTCGCTGGCCAAGGCCTGCGTCGGCTGGCGGCGCGAGATCCTCAGCCAGCTGGTCAGCGAATGGGGCTGGAGCGAAGAGCGTCTGGCGATGCTGGACAACCGCGCCAACTGGAAAATCGAACGGGTGCGCGAAGCGCATAACGAGCTGCTCGACGCGATGATGCAGAGCTACCGCAACCTGATCCGTTTCGCTCGCCGCAACAACCTCAGCGTCAGCGCCAGCCCGCAGGATATCGGCGTGCTGACCCGCAAACTGTACGCGGCGTTCGAAGCGCTGCCCGGCAAGGTGACGCTGGTGAACCCGCAGATTTCGCCGGACCTGTCGGAAAACGACTTAACCTTTATTCACGTGCCGGTTGGCCGCGCCAACCGCACCGGCTGGTACCTGTATAATCAGGCGCCGGCCATGGATTCTATTGTCAGCCATCAGCCACTGGAATATAACCGCTACCTGAACAAGCTGGTGGCCTGGGCCTATTTCAACGGCCTGCTGACGCCGCAGACCCGCCTGCACATCAAGAGCGGCAACCTGTGCGACACCGCCAAGCTGCAGGAGCTGGTGGCCGACGTCTCCCATCACTTCCCGCTGCGCCTGCCGGCGCCGACGCCGAAAGCGCTGTACAGCCCGTGCGAAATTCGCCATCTGGCGATCATCGTCAACCTGGAAAACGATCCGACCGCCGCCTTCCGCAATCAGGTGGTGCATTTCGATTTCCGCAAGCTGGACGTGTTCAGCTTCGGCCAGCAGCAGCAGTGCCTGGTAGGCAGCATCGATCTGCTGTACCGCAACTCCTGGAACGAAGTGCGCACCCTGCATTTCAGCGGCGAGCAGTCGGTGCTGGAAGCGCTGAAAACCATTCTCGGCAAAATGCACCAGGACGCCGCGCCGCCGGAGTCGGTGGAAGTGTTCTGCTACAGCCAGCACCTGCGCGGCCTGATCCGCACCCGTATCCAGCAGCTGGTGTCGGAGTGCATCGAGCTGCGCCTGTCCAGCACCCGCCTGGAGCCCGGCCGCTTCAAGGCGGTGCGCGTCGCCGGGCAGACCTGGGGGCTGTTCTTCGAGCGCCTGAGCGTATCGGTGCAAAAGCTGGAGAACGCGGTGGAGTTTTACGGCGCCATCTCCAACAACAAGCTGCACGGCCTGTCTATCAAGGTGGAAACCGATCAGGTGCATTTGCCGCCGGTGGTGGACGGCTTCGCCAGCGAGGGGATCATCCAGTTCTTCTTCGAAGACACCTCAGACGACAAGGGCTTCAACATCTATATTCTGGACGAGTCGAATCGGGTGGAGGTGTATCACCACTGCGAGGGCAGTAAAGAGGAGCTGGTGCGAGACGTCAGCCGCTTCTATTCCTCGTCGCACGATCGCTTCACCTACGGCTCCAGCTTCATCAACTTCAACCTGCCGCAGTTCTATCAGATCGTGCAGCTCGACGGGCGCACGCAGGTGATCCCGTTCCGCAGCAACGTGCTGTCCAGCCTATGCGTGACGGTGGCCGACGGCGCCGCGCAGCCGCTGAAACAGCAGTTCCAGCTGCATTGA
- the cyaY gene encoding iron donor protein CyaY: MNDSEFHQLADQLMLNIEETLDDFDGDADIDYETNGGVMTLSFENGTKIVINRQEPLHQVWLATKAGGYHFNYRDGAWLCDRSGQPFYQLLSEAASAQAGEELRFS; encoded by the coding sequence ATGAACGACAGCGAGTTTCACCAGTTGGCCGACCAGCTGATGCTGAATATTGAAGAGACACTGGACGATTTTGACGGCGATGCGGACATCGATTACGAAACCAATGGCGGCGTAATGACGCTGAGCTTCGAAAACGGCACCAAAATCGTCATCAACCGCCAAGAGCCGCTGCACCAGGTGTGGCTCGCCACCAAGGCCGGCGGCTACCACTTCAACTACCGCGACGGCGCTTGGTTATGCGATCGCAGCGGGCAGCCGTTTTATCAGCTGCTCAGCGAAGCGGCCAGCGCGCAGGCCGGCGAGGAATTGCGTTTTTCCTGA
- the lptM gene encoding LPS translocon maturation chaperone LptM, whose amino-acid sequence MKKQLRYALMAVLVTGLAGCGLKGPLYFPPADPASQKPAKPPVQTGDQVQKNQQEQSGSQQKPSMVDQ is encoded by the coding sequence ATGAAAAAACAACTACGCTATGCGCTGATGGCCGTTCTGGTTACCGGCCTCGCCGGCTGTGGTCTGAAAGGCCCGCTTTACTTCCCGCCTGCCGACCCCGCCAGCCAAAAACCGGCCAAGCCGCCGGTGCAAACGGGCGATCAGGTGCAAAAGAACCAGCAGGAGCAGTCTGGCTCTCAGCAAAAACCGTCGATGGTCGACCAGTAA
- the dapF gene encoding diaminopimelate epimerase codes for MQFSKMHGLGNDFMVVDAVTQNVYFSPELIRRLADRHLGVGFDQMLVVEPPYDPELDFHYRIFNADGSEVAQCGNGARCFARFVRLKGLTNKRDIRVSTQTGRMVLSVTDDDLVCVNMGEPNFDPQAVPFRAAKAEKTYIMRAAEHTVLCGVVSMGNPHCVLQVDDVKTAKVELLGPVLEGHERFPERANIGFMQVVSRDHIKLRVYERGAGETQACGSGACAAVAVGIQQELLSEEVHVELPGGSLHIRWKGPGNPLFMTGPATHVYDGFIHL; via the coding sequence ATGCAGTTCTCCAAAATGCACGGTCTGGGCAACGACTTTATGGTGGTCGATGCCGTTACACAGAATGTCTATTTTTCACCTGAGCTGATCCGCCGGCTGGCCGATCGGCACCTGGGCGTCGGCTTTGACCAGATGCTGGTGGTAGAACCGCCTTACGATCCCGAGCTGGATTTTCACTACCGAATTTTCAACGCCGACGGCAGCGAAGTGGCGCAGTGCGGCAACGGCGCGCGCTGCTTCGCGCGCTTTGTGCGGCTGAAAGGGCTGACCAACAAACGCGACATCCGCGTCAGCACCCAAACCGGGCGCATGGTGCTCAGCGTCACCGACGACGATCTGGTGTGCGTCAACATGGGCGAGCCTAATTTCGATCCGCAGGCGGTGCCGTTCCGCGCCGCCAAGGCTGAAAAGACCTACATCATGCGCGCGGCGGAACACACCGTGCTGTGCGGCGTGGTGTCGATGGGCAACCCGCATTGTGTTTTGCAGGTGGACGATGTAAAAACCGCCAAGGTGGAGCTGCTCGGGCCGGTGCTGGAAGGGCATGAGCGCTTCCCGGAACGGGCCAACATCGGCTTTATGCAGGTGGTCAGCCGCGATCATATCAAGCTGCGCGTTTACGAGCGCGGCGCCGGCGAAACGCAGGCCTGCGGCAGCGGCGCCTGTGCGGCGGTGGCGGTGGGGATCCAACAGGAATTGCTGTCAGAAGAGGTGCATGTAGAACTGCCGGGCGGCAGCCTGCATATTCGCTGGAAAGGGCCGGGCAACCCGCTGTTTATGACCGGCCCGGCAACCCATGTCTATGACGGATTTATTCATCTATGA